The Triticum aestivum cultivar Chinese Spring chromosome 5A, IWGSC CS RefSeq v2.1, whole genome shotgun sequence genomic sequence GGTTCGCCGTTCATCCAGACTCTGACGCCACTCATCCGCACCTCGGCGCCGAACACTCCCCTCAGCCTTCCGAAGGTAGTACTTCTCATTCACACTCCTCCTCAGCTCTACTGGATTACCGTGAAAAATGGAATGGAGATCTGTTAGGAGCTGGACTGATTTCTACAGTATTTTTCTACTGCTGGTGGCGAACCCTACCGTGCTTGGAATTCGTTGCTACCCTCTCCGTTTTCCCCCAAATATGCAATGGAGATCTGTTAGGAGTTAGGTCTGCCCTGATAATTCACTGATCTATGCTTGTTAATTGAAGTTTTGGGTTTGTCCAAAGTTAAATTTGTTTAAGTTTGACCACATCCACAGAAAAatatagtagtattaaaatttcgAACACCAAATTAGTCTCATAAGATTCCTTATGAAAAATATTTTCGTACTATGTGTATTTGGTTGTATTATATAAGTTTGACTTATGAAAAATCTAAAACTTCagttattttagaacggagggagttgTAGCTAAGAAACTTGTATTGTTCGATAGTATGGGATGTTCTTATTGATTTACTCTCTCATTCTGTTGTTTTTTAGAAAAGAATTGATCAAAGTGTGATCTTGTTTTGTATACCTGTTGTTTTTTTCCGATAAAGTGTATATTATAAATACAAAATTTATCTTCTGCTTTCACCTTGATAATGGCAGTATTTGTGTATTGTCCAGTTGAATGTCCACTGTTCTGATTAAAAGACCCTACTCTCAGTTTCCTTGTGAAGTATTTTACTGCAGGGCGAACCATTTTGTCCGGCCTGCAAATGGAGTCAAAGTTCTTCCGGTTTCTAAAACTCGTTGGAGTTGGCTTCAAAGCAAGGACAGAGGGCGAAGGCCGTGAGCTGTTCCTGAAGCTGGGCTACAGCCATGAGGTGCAGTTCACCGCCCCACCCGCTGTCCGCGTCTTCTGCTTCAAGCCCAACATCGTGTGCTGCACCGGCTTAGACAAGAACAGAGTGCACCACTTCGCCGGCGCCGTCCGGAACTGCAAGCCGCCGGAGGTGTACAAGGGCAAGGGCATACTGTACATCAATGAAGTGATGCATAGGCGTGGGATGAAGCGCAAGTGATGGAGACCTTTCAAAAAAGAAGAAGCGCAAGTGATGGATGGAACACGTTAACCCCCCTTTTTCCCTTTCTCTGGGGTTCTGATTTTGTTGTGTTGAAATTCCTATCATGTTGCTTCTGTAGCGGCACCTGTTATGGTTTGCTTGTACCGAGGCaattcatatataatttgtccccTGGCACCACATTGGAAGGCTCAACATTTCAATCCACATAATGAAAGCGCCAGATTCAGTTTTTTCAACTTTAACTATGCTACTTCTTTGCTTCTGGGTTGATATCAGTTCAGAGTAACTTGAGACGTGGGTTATCTCGAGGTTTATTTTTGGGGCATTGCAGAATGCGTTCTAACACATTGTTTATCGTTGGAAGTTAGCACTGCCGTGTTGTGATTATCTgttcttgtttttttcttttcaa encodes the following:
- the LOC123106718 gene encoding 60S ribosomal protein L6, mitochondrial, which produces MESKFFRFLKLVGVGFKARTEGEGRELFLKLGYSHEVQFTAPPAVRVFCFKPNIVCCTGLDKNRVHHFAGAVRNCKPPEVYKGKGILYINEVMHRRGMKRK